TGTCCAATAACCCGAGGGCTTGGAGGCCAATCATCCCTCCACTTTGTGACTTGACACCGCTGCATGGCCTTCCGTCGGTCAGGTTCCACGGGTGCATGTGTGTGCTGAAAATAGGTGAAATAATGTATGCGTAAAGGTAGTTTGGAGTTACACGGTGACACCTACGTGAAAGTCCGTAGTAGGAAAAGACACCGCGCACATCGCCGTCCCGTCCGCAACTACACCACATCACGCAAAGCCGCATCTGCGCTACCTTGTGGTATCGGTCATCCTCCGAGCCCAACGCACCACCAAAAACTCAACCACCAAAAACACCACACAGCAGAGGCCTGCCATCTTTTCTCGTTCTCTCTCTATTTTCCCACTCCGGTCTCCTCTTCCCTCAAACTCTCTCCATCTACGGGTCAACAATCTCCACTATCGTTCCTACTACTTGCTAACACCTGCATGCTCCTCCTGCTGGAGAACGGAGGCGGGCGCGGACTGGAGAACCACATCTCCTCTTTCTATTATACGGCCGGCCATCTTCCTGAGGATGCTGCAACTCAATGATCCACACAACGACGTGCCGGGCCTTCGGCGGAATCTCACCAAGCGCAATGGGCCGACGTCCATATGTGCAGGCGCACCGCCGCCGTCATCGCACacctgttgctgctgctactCCTCCTCCTATGCCGTTGCCGACCCCCATCGTGGTAACAGTTGCGGATGACAGAAACCCCGTGTTGTCGGTCCTGTCGCCAGTTTGTTCACGCGAGGAGAAGAATTCATCCCTTCCATACCATTCTCAGCCCTCAACCACCCCCGGTCCTTTAGAGTCCCATCAACTCCTCCTCAGTAGcagtagcagcagcagcagtaacGCCCGCAATATCAGCAACCTCTCTCACCTCTTCGCCTCCACCCGGGCCTTCTCATCTCTTACACATAGGGTCTCCCTCACCATGCTACAAACCAAGCCCATCCTCCAGGCCCGTTCCACTCTCCTCCATCACATCAAGTCCATCATGGCTCTCCTCCAGCCGATCATGGCACCAACTACACGGCACAAAGACGACAAGTTAATATCCAGAGTCGTCGCCGCCAGCACCACTCCCGCACGGCGCAGGCTGACTCTCCCGGAGCGGATCCCTCGCGGAGCGTGGGACTCACATATGCACGTCGTCGACCCGGCCGCCTACCCCTTGGCAAAGGACGCAGTCTACTGCCCCAAAACGCACCGCCTTGACCACGCCCTCGCCTTCGAGTCCTCCGTCGGCATCGACAATATCGTCCTCGTACAGCCATCCATCTACGGCAACGACAACACTTGCCTCCTCGACGCCCTTCGTGCCCTCGGCTCCCGCCGCGGCAGGGCGGTGGTGGCTTTCGAGCCAGGCAGCCTGTCTCAGAGCACCCTGGCAGAGTGGCACAGGCTCGGTGTAAGAGGCGTCCGGATCAACCTCTCCTCGGTGGGCAAATCCCTCAACGCTGTAGAGCTCGACTCGTTACTACGTCGATATGCCCACGACTGCAAGCCTCTGGATTGGGTGATACAGGTGTACATGCCCATGTCCATGATCGAGCTGCTCGAGCCCATCGTCCCGACCCTCGGCGTGAGAGTTTGCATCGATCACCTCGGGCATCCCAATATCAAGGACATGCCATCACATAACCCGTACGACATGAAGGGCTTCAAGTCCCTAGCCAAGCTGCTCCGAGCCGGGAACACCTACGTAAAGTTATCGGCGCCGTACCGGCTGAGCTCTAAGGCAGATCATAGCGATCTGGAGCCGATTGCGCGAGAGGTGCTTCACCTGCGGGGCAAGGACAGAGTCATCTTTGCGACGGACTGGCCGCATACCCGGTTCGAGGGCCTGGATATCCGGCCCTGGATGGAGACGGTGCTCGACTGGTGCGGGAAAGATGATGTCTTGGTTGACAGGTTATTCAGGGGCAACGCGGAGGATCTATGGAATGCCCGTCACAGCAGATGATGCGCCACATCATCGATATGGTTTGCTCGGCTTACACGTTGGAGGAGCCTGCATTTTCTTTTACTAGCATAGCGTTGTTGCATGAGTTGTGTGGCTTTCTCAGCGGTTCATTGCAGAGCAACAATTACGTCGGCCTTCGACGCGACACGAATTTATGACCATAAGAAATAGAATACTTTGTAATAATGGCCTTGGCCAAAATCAACTTTTTACCTTGTCACGTAATCCGCATGATCTAGTGATACGGTGATTTACGGTGTGGTCGTTTGAGCTCTATGTTCGGTGTAAGTCCGCGATTACAATAGTCTTGACTAACACGGAAAACACCGCAACTTTAGGATAAGGTTTTCCGTTGGATACTTGATTCACATTATCGCAACTCCCTCTCTATCCCTGCAAGTCTATATGTAGCAGCGCCTGTGTAGAATACTTTAAACCAACTAAACGCCGAGGCAACGAGGGAGTCGACCCTACCCAAATCACAGAGGTTGGAGGGCTGGCTCTGACAGTTCACCACCAGTAGCTCCAGTTTCTGAGAACGAAATGACAACATGAGGGGGCATGGCAGCGCCGCCAAACCCTGAACTTGGAAAGAGACGGCCCGATAGTTCGGTGTTGTGTCCGCTCCTCTCGGCCGCGGGGCTAGTGGGGCCGCATTCTCGATTCTGAGATACGGCGTTGAAGATCAAGGGGAGACAATGAGCCAAAGAATCTCGAATATGCAGTCTGTATGGGAAATTATCAATCTGGTGATATTTCTGTCTGGTGCTCGTGTTTCCTAGCCGAAGACCGCGAGATCAACAATCCCACGCACGTTTTAAAGTGTCCAGGTTGTCGGTCGACAACTCTCGATATGCAATTCTCGCTTCTCAGCAACTGGCGGCCTTTGCACCTACTTCCACAAACCTGGGTTTGACACTGCATGCCCGCTTACCGTCACCGCCGGCGAGCAACAACGCCACTTCGGCGGAACGCATCCCTCGGACTGCAAGGTCAACGAAGCAGCCCGTCTTGGAGGGGCTTCTAGGTCGGTGACGACTGGTAGGGCCGGGGGCGGCTCCACTCGCGGACGTGGGACCGATTCTGGTACAAGTCCGATTCTCGAGCTTACTAGAGGTGGAAAGGGCATGGTGGCTGGGACTTTTGCCGGTGGTCCTTCCTGAAAGCACGTCTTTTCTCTCGTGGCAAGGTCTTATC
The Colletotrichum lupini chromosome 6, complete sequence DNA segment above includes these coding regions:
- a CDS encoding amidohydrolase yields the protein MIHTTTCRAFGGISPSAMGRRPYVQAHRRRHRTPVAAATPPPMPLPTPIVVTVADDRNPVLSVLSPVCSREEKNSSLPYHSQPSTTPGPLESHQLLLSSSSSSSSNARNISNLSHLFASTRAFSSLTHRVSLTMLQTKPILQARSTLLHHIKSIMALLQPIMAPTTRHKDDKLISRVVAASTTPARRRLTLPERIPRGAWDSHMHVVDPAAYPLAKDAVYCPKTHRLDHALAFESSVGIDNIVLVQPSIYGNDNTCLLDALRALGSRRGRAVVAFEPGSLSQSTLAEWHRLGVRGVRINLSSVGKSLNAVELDSLLRRYAHDCKPLDWVIQVYMPMSMIELLEPIVPTLGVRVCIDHLGHPNIKDMPSHNPYDMKGFKSLAKLLRAGNTYVKLSAPYRLSSKADHSDLEPIAREVLHLRGKDRVIFATDWPHTRFEGLDIRPWMETVLDWCGKDDVLVDRLFRGNAEDLWNARHSR